DNA from Variovorax sp. PBL-H6:
AAGGCGTCGTTGGTCTCCTCGACGCGGACGAAGGTCGGGCCGCTGGCGCCCCAGATCGCAAGGCCGGCGGTGTAGCCCACCTCGTCGCGCAACTCGCCGAGCGCCTGCGCGGCCACGTTCACCACATGCAGGTGTCGGATTGCCGCGAGCCCCAGGCGCACCGCAAGCGGCCCGAGCCGGTAGCCGCCGGAAGCAGGGTCGCGCTCCGCCAGGCCGCCACGGCAGAAACTCACCAGATACCGATGTGCCTTCGGTGGCGGCATGTCGGCGCGCTCCGCCACCGTCTTGAGCATGAGCGGGGGGCCCATTTCCACCAGGGCGGTGAGCACTCGCAGTGCAGTATCGACCGCCTGCACTCCGCCGCTTTCGACATCGGCGTCGCTGTCGGCCACAGGTTCGTGCTCGCCTTTCATCCCCTGGGCTCCTGTACTTCCATGCCTCGAAGGAAACGAGCCTAACACGCTGTTCATTGCTGACTGTCCGGCGGAGGCGGCGCGGTGTCTGTCCCCTCGTGGGGGACTGCGGGCTGGTCGGCTCGCCCCTAGAGTGACCCCATGACGCAAGCATTCGACATCCAGACCGAGTGGGTGCACCTCCAGTACGAGGAGCGCTCCACTTTCACCGAAACCTATGGTTTCGCCGGCAACCAGGGAGCGGTGAACCTGGAAGGCATCCGCTTCCGTCCCGAGGGACACGCCTCGGACACGCTCATGGTGTTCATGCATCCCGCATCCACGCTGCAGTTGTTGCCCGTCCCTCGTGCGATGGCCGCAACGGGTGCGCACGTGCTGTGTGCGGGCAGCCGCTATCAGCGCAACGACGCGGCACTCATCATGGAAAAGGTGCTGCTGGACCTGGGCGCCTACATACGGCATGCCAGGCAGGTGTGGGGCTACAAGTACGTGGTCCTCGTTGGCTGGAGCGGCGGTGGCGCGCTCGCCGTGAGCTACCAGGCGGAAGCGGAGAACCCCAGCTTGACGCACACGCCCGCGGGCGACCCTGTCACTGTGAAGGGTGCAGGCCTTATCCCGGCGGACGCCATCATCTACCAGGCCGCCCACCTGTCGCGCGCGCATCTGCTGGCCGAGGCGATCGATCCTTCCGTTCGCGACGAAGCAAATCCGGACGATCGCGACGTCGAACTCGACATCTATGATCCGCGCAACCCCAACCAGCCGCCGTACTCGCAGGCGTTCATGGCGCACTACCGCGCGGCGCAGCTTGCGCGCATGCGGCGCATCACGGCGTGGGCGAAGGCCAGGCTGCAGGAACTGAAGGAACGCAACACCGGCGAGATGGAGCGGCCGTTCATCGTCCATCGCACGTTGGCCGATCCGCGGTTTCTCGATCCTTCGCTCGACCCGAACGACCGCAGGCCGCGCTGGTGCTACATGGGCAATCCGGAGACGGTGAACACGGGCCCTGTGGGGCTGGCGCGATTCACCACCTTGCGCTCCTGGCTCTCGCAATGGTCGCTCGACGACTCCTGCGGCAACGGACTGGAGAATGCGAAGCGCATGCGAGCCCCGCTGCTGGTGATCGAGAACAGCGCGGACGACGCGGTACCGCAGACGCATCCCAAGATGCTGTTCGAAGCCGCGGCCTCCGCCGACAAGACTTTCCGCGTCGTCAATGGCGCGACACACTACTACGCAGGGCAGCCCGAGCTGCTGAAGGTCGCCACCGCCCTGATCCGGGGCTGGCTGATCGAGCGCAAGCTGCTTGAAGCAGCCTGATCTCTCCGCATTCGTCACAAAGGACCATCATGAGCAACGCATACATCGTCGGCTGGGGCCACACGCCCTTCGGCAAACTCGACAAGCTGGACCTGGAGCAGATGATCCGCGATGCGGTGCAGCCCGCGCTCGACAGCGCAGGACTCGAGGCCAAGGACATCGACGGCATCTTCGTGGGCCACTTCAACGCCGGCTTCGTGGGCCAGGACTTCACGGCTTCCCTGCCGGCCGTGGCCATCCCCGAGTTCCGTCACACGCCCGCGGTGCGCGCCGAGAACGCCTGCGCCACCGGCTCCGCCGCGATCTGGGCAGCACTGGATGCAATGGCGGCCGGGCGCATGAAGCGCACGCTGGTGATCGGCATGGAGAAGATGAACGAGCTCACCACCCCGCAAGTGGCGGCCACGTTGATCAAGTGCTCCTACGTGAAGGAAGAAGGCACTGATCCTGCCGGCTTCGCAGGGATCTTCGGCGGCATCGCCAGCAAGTATTTCGAGCGCTTCGGCGACCAGTCCGATGCGCTGGCGGCGATCTCGGCCAAGAACCACAGCAACGGGATGCACAACCCGTACGCGCACATGCGGCGTGACTTCGGGTTCGACTTCTGCCGCACGCCGTCGGAGAAGAACCCGTTCGTGTCGGGCCCTCTCAAGCGCTCGGATTGTTCGCTCGTTTCCGATGGCGCCGCTGCGCTGGTGCTTTCGACCGAGCCGCTGCGTGGCGCAAAGGTCGCGCCGGTCCGCTGGCGTTCGCGCACGCACGTCAACGATTTCCTGCCGATGTCGCGGCGCGACCCGACGCGTTTCGAAGGCGCAGCGCTGGCGTGGCAAAGGGGACTCGCCGCTGCGCAAATGGACCTGGGAGATCTGTCTTTCGTCGAGACGCACGACTGCTTCACGATCGCCGAGATGCTGGAGTACGAGGCAATGGGCCTGGCACCGCACGGGCAAGGCGCACGTGTCATCCTCGATGGCGTCACGCGCAAGGATGGCAGGCTGCCGGTCAACCCGTCGGGCGGCCTCAAGTCCAAGGGCCATCCCATCGGCGCTACCGGCGTCTCGCAGCACGTGATGGCGGCGATGCAGCTGTCGGGCACGGCTGGGGGCATGCAGGTGCCCAATGCCAGTGCGGGCGCCGTGTTCAACATGGGAGGCTCCGCGGTCGCCAGCTACCTGAGCCTCCTGGAGTCGGCGTGAACGCAGCGCAGGTCATGAACCTCGGGCAGCTGCTCACGCAGACCGCCCGCTTGTTTCCGGGCCGTCCCGCATTGATCCGGGGGGAACAGACCTGGACCTGGGCCGAAGTCGAGCAGCGCGTGGCCGCGATGACGGATGCTCTGCGTGGGCTGGGCCTTCGCAAGGGTGATCGCATCCTGGTCCAGTCGCGCAACAACGTGCAGCTGTTCGAGAGCTGCTGGGTGGCGTTCCGCCTCGGTTGCGTCTGGGTGCCCACGAATTTCCGGCTCACGCCGCCCGAGGTCGCCTACCTGGGCGCCTCCAGCGGCGCAAGCGCAATGATCGTGGAGGACGCGTTTGCCGGCCATGTCGACGCGGTGTGTGCCGAAGCGCCTGCGCTGCAGCACGTCATCACGATCGGCGAACCGCGTCCCGGCGAGCACAGCTATGAAGCGCTCGTTCGCAATCACCTGGGCGCGCAAGGCGCTCACGAAACGGTTGCGTATGACGACCCGCTCTGGTTCTTCTACACCTCGGGAACGACGGGCCGCCCGAAGGCCGGTGTGCTGACGCACGGCCAGATGGCGTTCGTGGTGACCAATCACCTCGCCGACCTCATTCCCGGGACGAGCGAGCGCGATTGCTCCATCGTGGTGGCGCCGCTATCGCATGGCGCGGGCATCCACGCCTTGCTGAACGTGGCTCGAGGGGCAGCTTCCGTGCTGCTGCCTGGCGAGAAGCTGGACGCCGAGATCTTCTGGCAAGCGGTCCAGAAGCATCGCGTGACCAACCTGTTCACGGTCCCGACGATCGTCAAGATGCTCGTGGAGCATCCCGCCGTCGATCGCTACGACCACTCCAGTCTGCGATACATGATCTACGCGGGAGCGCCCATGTATCGCGCCGACCAGAAGCTCGCGCTGCAGAAGCTGGGCAAGGTGCTGGTGCAGTATTTCGGGCTCGGCGAGGTCACGGGCAATATCACCGTTCTGTCGCCCGACATGCATTCGGCCGATGACGACGACCCGAACGCGAACATCGGCTCGTGCGGGCGCCCTCGCACCGGCATGGAAGTCGCCATCCTCGACGCGGAGCTCGAGCCGGTGCCCGTGCGTGAAGTGGGTGAGATCTGCGTGCGCGGTCCTGCAGTTTTCTCCGGCTATCACGACAACCCCGATGCGACGGCAAAGGCGCTTCGCGGCGGCTGGTTCCACACGGGCGACCTCGGAAGGCTGGACGAACGTGGTCTGCTGTACATCACCGGCCGCGAGTCGGACATGTACATCTCAGGGGGCTCCAACGTCTATCCGCGTGAAGTGGAAGAGGTGTTGCTGACGCATCCTGCCGTGGCGGAGGTTGCGGTCCTTGGCGTGCCGGATCCGAAATGGGGCGAAGTCGGTGTTGCGGTCGTGGTCCCTCGTGGAGGCGCGCAGCTCGATGTCGACGCGCTCCTGGCGCATCTGGAAAACCGTTGTGCGCGCTATCGGTGGCCGCACCATGTGTTCTTCTGGGACGCCCTGCCGAAGTCGGGCTACGGGAAGATCGTCAAGAAGGACATTCGGCAACTGCTCTTCGAGCGCGGGGATCTGCAGGCGTGAATGCGCGGCGGCGTACCAGCCGGATCAAAGCATCTTCAGCGTGAATCCGGGCTCGCGCACGTTGTCCGGCGAAACACGGGTTTGCCTGGCGAGAAGCCTGCGTGCCAGCATATGGTCTGCTGGCCGGTTCACCGATTCCACGGCGCACAGCATGCCGTCTGAAATACACAGGACGGAAAAATTCCCGGCCGTCACATCGCCGGTCACCACGCATTCATCGGCGTCGCCGCGCAGCCCGGCGATCTGGAGCTTCAGCCTCCCTTGGTCGCTCCAGAACCATGGCACGGCCTCGTACGGGAGCGCGGCATGTCCGGCGATGCGGGCCGCCACCGCGCGCGCCTGATCGGTTGCGTTCTGGACTGACTCGAGCCGAACTCGCGGGCCACCATCGCGCCTCGGAAACGATGCGACGTCGCCGATGGCCGAGACTCGTGGATCGGCGGTGCGCAACATGGCGTCCACGACAATTCCGTTGTCGACGGCAAGGCCGGCTTCCATTGCGAGCTCGACCCGTGGAATCGCGCCAATCCCGACAAGGACGAGGTCCGCGGGAATCCGCTCTCCACGCGTGGTGACGACCGCCGCGACCTTTCCATCTTCTCCTTCGAGCCGTTCCACGCCGGTCTGCAGCAGCAGCTTCGTGCCAAGCGCGCGATGCGCGTTGGTAAACGCGACGGCGCATTCCGGAGACAACACGCGCGCCATCGGACGATCGGCGATGTCCACGACGGTGACATCGTGGCCGAGCAGGCGCGCGGAAGCAGCAAATTCGAGGCCGATGAAGCCCGCGCCGATCACGGCGACTCTCGTGCAGCCCGCAAGTGCCGCGAGGAGCCGATCGGCGTCGTCCAGTGTTTGCAGGGGCAGCACCCCGGCAAGTCCTGCACCCGCGACCGGCAGCGCCCGAGGTCGCGAGCCGGTCGCGATGACCAGGTAGTCGTAGGCCAGCGACTCACCATTGCCGAGTGTGACCCGTTGTGCACCGCGGTCGATGTGCTCTGCGGCGTGAGAGATGAGCGTGATCCGGTGCTCGCTGAAGAAGGCCTCTGCACGAAAGGCCAGATCGGCGACGCAGGTCTTGCCGAGCAGGTACGCCTTTGAAAGAGGGGGGCGCTGATAGGGCAATCCGCGCTCCTCGGAGACAAGGGACACGTCGCCCGTGAAACCTTGCTGTCGCAAGGCGGCTGCGCATTGGAAGCCGGCGTGCCCGGCTCCGAGTATCACGACGCTCTGCATGGCTCTCTACCTCGCTGTGAGAGGTCCATGTTCTTCTGAACTTGCCCGGACGTATGTCCCGCTGCGGGGGACGCGGGCAGTGGCCCACGGCAGCCACGAAGCTCCTTTCTAGGTTCGGACAGCCTCGGCCGACGGTCCGAAAAGACGAACGACAGACTCACGCAGCCAACGGATGGCGGGATCCGCATTGAACCTGGGATGCCAGAACTGCTTGACTGCGTAGGGCTTGATGTGAATGGGTGGATCGATGATGCGGAGGTTCTCCAGCCGCGTGTAGTAGTCCGCGATCGAGCGAGGGACCGTCACGATCATGTCGGTCGTCGCAATGATCGCGGGCACCGTGAGGAAGTGAACGGATGCGAGCTGCACTCGACGCTGGAGTCCCATTTCCTTGAGCCTGGTTTCGAACAACTCGCCGCTTCGGCCCATCGGCGTCACCACCGCATGCGACAGCTGGAGGAACCTTTTCATGCTGATGCGCGACGACTTGACTTGCGGATGGTCGGCGCGCACCAGGCAGACGAGTGTGTGCATGAACAGTGTTTGCGCATAGAGCGCCGGGCGGTGCAGATTCGGGAAAAAGCCGAGAGCGAGATCGCAGCGACCTTCCTCCAGGGCCGCTTCGATGTCTTGCCTCGCGAACGTTTCGCATCTCAGGTTGCAAAGAGGTGCCTCGCGCTCGAGGTAGGCCATCAGCGGCGGCGCAAAGTGCAATTCGCCCACGTCCGCCATGGTGACGACGAAGTCGCGCCTGGAACTGGCTGGATCGAAGGTCTTGCGGTGGAGAACCGTTTCGTCGATGCCGGAAAGCGCCTCGACTGCGCATTCAACCACCTCCGTGCACCTGGGCGTGGGCAGCATTCCAGAAGGTGATCGCACGAACAGAGGGTCTCCGAGACTCTTGCGAAGCCGGCCGAGGGCAAGGCTCGTTGCCGGTTGGCTGAGCCCCAGGTCCGCCGAAGCCTTCGACACGCTGCGCCAACGGTGAAGGGCAACCAGCACACGCAGCAGGTTGAGGTCGAAGCGCGATGACATTTGCGGCGTAAATATTGGAATTAAGCCGGCGTTTATTGCCCAAATCTCGTTACTGGTCAATCCTCCCGACCCTTGACAGCAACAGCACGGGCACCAGCCGCCCGGCAGCCGGAGACAACACATGCAGATCCTGGGGATTCCGGGCGGCAACGCCGACTCGTATGCGGGCTTCGCCAGCGGGGTGAATCGATGACCGGCAGCCTGGATGCTCGCTTCGAACCGGATTCGCCGGTCGCATTCCTGAACGGGAATCACGCGCTCATCCGCATGATGACGGAGCAGATGCGCTCCGATGCTGCAGCCGGCTTGCGCACCAAGGCCTTCGTCACGGGTTATCCCGGCTCCCCTTTGGGAAGCATCGACATCGCATTGCGCCAGGCACGCAGAACACTCGATGCGCATGGCATCACGCACCGGGCCGCTCAGAACGAGGAGTTTGCGGTCTCGATGCTGAGCGGCACCCAGATGCTCGACGAGCACCCGCACCCGGAAGTGGACGGGGTGGTGGGCTATTGGTATGGGAAGGGACCCGGCCTGGACCGTTCGGGCGACGTTCTCAAGCATGCGAACTTTGCGGGCACGAGCCGTCATGGGGCCGTCGTCATTCTGAGCGGCGAGGACCATGAGGCAAAGAGCTCCACGGTGCCGTACCAGCAGGATTTCTCCTTCGAGCACCACGGCATGCCGGTGCTGTATCCGTCGTGCGTGCAGGAGTTTCTGGACTACGGCCTGCATGCTGCGGCGCTGTCGCGGTACTCCGGCTGCTGGGTGGCCCTGAAGCTCGTTGGCACGCTATGCGACGGGGGTGAGGTGGTGCAACTGCACCCTGCAGGGATCACGACCCGAACCCCGGACCTGCAGATCGCGGGCAAGCCTTTCGCCAAGCTCGCCAATCACCGCTTCTTCCCGGTTACCAACGTGGAGACGGAGCGGCGCCTCTACGACGAGCGCCATGCCGCCGTCCTGGCTTACTCGCGGGCGAACGGGCTCAACCGGATCGTGCGATCGTCACCGGAGGATCGGATCGGAATCCTCAGCGCTGGCAAGAGCTGGGCCGACACCATGCAGGCCCTCGAGGATCTTGGACTCGACGCGCGCGCGCTCGAGGCGAATGGCAT
Protein-coding regions in this window:
- a CDS encoding LysR family transcriptional regulator produces the protein MIPVQECDRRIRFEASIQAAGHRFTPLAKPAYESALPPGIPRICMCCLRLPGGWCPCCCCQGSGGLTSNEIWAINAGLIPIFTPQMSSRFDLNLLRVLVALHRWRSVSKASADLGLSQPATSLALGRLRKSLGDPLFVRSPSGMLPTPRCTEVVECAVEALSGIDETVLHRKTFDPASSRRDFVVTMADVGELHFAPPLMAYLEREAPLCNLRCETFARQDIEAALEEGRCDLALGFFPNLHRPALYAQTLFMHTLVCLVRADHPQVKSSRISMKRFLQLSHAVVTPMGRSGELFETRLKEMGLQRRVQLASVHFLTVPAIIATTDMIVTVPRSIADYYTRLENLRIIDPPIHIKPYAVKQFWHPRFNADPAIRWLRESVVRLFGPSAEAVRT
- a CDS encoding acetyl-CoA acetyltransferase gives rise to the protein MSNAYIVGWGHTPFGKLDKLDLEQMIRDAVQPALDSAGLEAKDIDGIFVGHFNAGFVGQDFTASLPAVAIPEFRHTPAVRAENACATGSAAIWAALDAMAAGRMKRTLVIGMEKMNELTTPQVAATLIKCSYVKEEGTDPAGFAGIFGGIASKYFERFGDQSDALAAISAKNHSNGMHNPYAHMRRDFGFDFCRTPSEKNPFVSGPLKRSDCSLVSDGAAALVLSTEPLRGAKVAPVRWRSRTHVNDFLPMSRRDPTRFEGAALAWQRGLAAAQMDLGDLSFVETHDCFTIAEMLEYEAMGLAPHGQGARVILDGVTRKDGRLPVNPSGGLKSKGHPIGATGVSQHVMAAMQLSGTAGGMQVPNASAGAVFNMGGSAVASYLSLLESA
- a CDS encoding NAD(P)/FAD-dependent oxidoreductase, which gives rise to MQSVVILGAGHAGFQCAAALRQQGFTGDVSLVSEERGLPYQRPPLSKAYLLGKTCVADLAFRAEAFFSEHRITLISHAAEHIDRGAQRVTLGNGESLAYDYLVIATGSRPRALPVAGAGLAGVLPLQTLDDADRLLAALAGCTRVAVIGAGFIGLEFAASARLLGHDVTVVDIADRPMARVLSPECAVAFTNAHRALGTKLLLQTGVERLEGEDGKVAAVVTTRGERIPADLVLVGIGAIPRVELAMEAGLAVDNGIVVDAMLRTADPRVSAIGDVASFPRRDGGPRVRLESVQNATDQARAVAARIAGHAALPYEAVPWFWSDQGRLKLQIAGLRGDADECVVTGDVTAGNFSVLCISDGMLCAVESVNRPADHMLARRLLARQTRVSPDNVREPGFTLKML
- a CDS encoding IclR family transcriptional regulator, translating into MKGEHEPVADSDADVESGGVQAVDTALRVLTALVEMGPPLMLKTVAERADMPPPKAHRYLVSFCRGGLAERDPASGGYRLGPLAVRLGLAAIRHLHVVNVAAQALGELRDEVGYTAGLAIWGASGPTFVRVEETNDALIVSGRPGSVMPLLSSSTGRVFGAYMPRSITEPFLRRELAGERHPGASPSTIPRLTKQQMEALFQHVREHGLAQVRGDLNPGLHGLSAPVFDHAGGIAGVITVMGPAGVIDVELEGPIARALRTKAQQVSRRMGAS
- a CDS encoding alpha/beta hydrolase family protein codes for the protein MTQAFDIQTEWVHLQYEERSTFTETYGFAGNQGAVNLEGIRFRPEGHASDTLMVFMHPASTLQLLPVPRAMAATGAHVLCAGSRYQRNDAALIMEKVLLDLGAYIRHARQVWGYKYVVLVGWSGGGALAVSYQAEAENPSLTHTPAGDPVTVKGAGLIPADAIIYQAAHLSRAHLLAEAIDPSVRDEANPDDRDVELDIYDPRNPNQPPYSQAFMAHYRAAQLARMRRITAWAKARLQELKERNTGEMERPFIVHRTLADPRFLDPSLDPNDRRPRWCYMGNPETVNTGPVGLARFTTLRSWLSQWSLDDSCGNGLENAKRMRAPLLVIENSADDAVPQTHPKMLFEAAASADKTFRVVNGATHYYAGQPELLKVATALIRGWLIERKLLEAA
- a CDS encoding acyl-CoA synthetase, encoding MNLGQLLTQTARLFPGRPALIRGEQTWTWAEVEQRVAAMTDALRGLGLRKGDRILVQSRNNVQLFESCWVAFRLGCVWVPTNFRLTPPEVAYLGASSGASAMIVEDAFAGHVDAVCAEAPALQHVITIGEPRPGEHSYEALVRNHLGAQGAHETVAYDDPLWFFYTSGTTGRPKAGVLTHGQMAFVVTNHLADLIPGTSERDCSIVVAPLSHGAGIHALLNVARGAASVLLPGEKLDAEIFWQAVQKHRVTNLFTVPTIVKMLVEHPAVDRYDHSSLRYMIYAGAPMYRADQKLALQKLGKVLVQYFGLGEVTGNITVLSPDMHSADDDDPNANIGSCGRPRTGMEVAILDAELEPVPVREVGEICVRGPAVFSGYHDNPDATAKALRGGWFHTGDLGRLDERGLLYITGRESDMYISGGSNVYPREVEEVLLTHPAVAEVAVLGVPDPKWGEVGVAVVVPRGGAQLDVDALLAHLENRCARYRWPHHVFFWDALPKSGYGKIVKKDIRQLLFERGDLQA